The Epilithonimonas zeae genome contains a region encoding:
- a CDS encoding DUF3945 domain-containing protein: MVLRHSTNSVGIVKNVNEQGNLIDIQPDGTGIDTMLSINSSAVSFLDFYTNFYYQLKDPADYSFFKVKKYQARETAIGLQKYLESSSDREKMDLIDYAVSIEKVESIRNQTNTGRDSSKIKNGLYQKPSEINSLQYRFQMEDVPWERLAEIGLDREMLERSEVLDCLLKGYKTPKLIRVSLKNGKSGVKTNARLQLRLNNDGEVVVCIHRVQDRSNFNQLFFGYRFSQEDEFNLLNSGNMGRVVELIDEVTGELIPSLISMDRLTNELFYLRLDFVRIPVVVCGVQLDRAQQRILKEGKALFVEGMISRNGKEFSANLQFNAEKQCVEFLFESDVKISESKIYKDEALVEIPKMFRGKRLFNWQMNKLEKGEWAYINGLVSKGGKNYQGYIRFDELSKRIVFSFKNPNKM; this comes from the coding sequence TTGGTACTTCGCCACAGTACTAATTCTGTGGGGATTGTAAAGAATGTCAATGAGCAGGGAAATCTTATAGACATTCAGCCCGACGGGACTGGAATTGATACCATGCTAAGTATTAATTCGTCGGCAGTATCTTTTTTAGATTTTTATACAAATTTTTATTATCAGCTTAAAGATCCTGCTGATTATTCATTTTTTAAAGTGAAAAAATATCAAGCGAGAGAAACTGCAATTGGTTTGCAGAAGTATTTGGAATCTTCTTCGGATAGAGAGAAAATGGATTTGATTGACTACGCAGTTTCTATCGAGAAAGTAGAATCCATCAGAAATCAAACAAACACTGGGAGAGATTCTTCTAAAATAAAGAATGGTCTTTATCAAAAGCCTTCTGAAATCAACTCTTTACAATACCGCTTTCAGATGGAAGATGTACCATGGGAACGATTGGCAGAGATAGGTCTTGATAGGGAAATGTTAGAGCGATCGGAAGTGTTAGATTGTTTGCTGAAAGGATATAAAACGCCCAAGTTGATTCGTGTATCATTGAAAAATGGAAAATCAGGAGTTAAAACTAATGCAAGATTGCAGTTGAGATTGAATAATGATGGGGAAGTAGTAGTTTGTATTCATAGAGTACAAGACAGATCGAATTTTAACCAGTTGTTTTTTGGTTATAGGTTTAGCCAAGAGGATGAATTTAATCTGTTGAATTCGGGAAATATGGGCAGAGTTGTGGAGCTTATTGATGAAGTGACCGGAGAATTGATACCTTCTTTAATCAGTATGGATAGGCTAACCAATGAATTGTTTTATTTGAGATTGGATTTTGTCAGAATTCCTGTGGTGGTTTGTGGTGTTCAGCTTGATAGGGCACAGCAGAGAATTCTGAAAGAAGGTAAGGCTTTGTTTGTTGAGGGGATGATTTCAAGAAATGGTAAAGAGTTTTCGGCTAATCTTCAGTTTAATGCTGAAAAACAATGTGTTGAGTTTTTGTTTGAGAGTGATGTGAAAATTTCTGAGTCGAAGATTTATAAAGATGAGGCTTTGGTTGAGATTCCGAAGATGTTTAGAGGGAAAAGGCTGTTTAATTGGCAGATGAATAAGTTGGAAAAAGGGGAGTGGGCTTATATTAATGGATTGGTTAGTAAAGGAGGAAAGAACTATCAAGGATATATTCGTTTTGATGAACTGTCTAAGAGGATTGTGTTTTCGTTTAAGAATCCAAATAAAATGTAG
- a CDS encoding JAB domain-containing protein produces MSYSRKGNCERLISSSRDAVQIFREHFDSDEMDYRESFFALYLNQANKVLGIKKISECGISSTLVDVRIVLQAGLLCNASGIIVAHNHPSGNLKPSSADIKMTAQI; encoded by the coding sequence TTGAGCTATTCAAGAAAAGGAAATTGTGAAAGGCTAATCTCATCATCAAGAGATGCAGTGCAAATTTTTAGAGAGCATTTTGATTCTGATGAAATGGATTATCGGGAATCTTTCTTTGCATTGTATCTGAACCAGGCTAACAAGGTTTTAGGAATTAAGAAAATATCAGAGTGTGGGATTTCTTCAACATTGGTCGATGTCAGAATTGTATTGCAGGCTGGTCTTCTTTGTAATGCTTCGGGGATTATCGTGGCTCATAATCATCCTTCGGGAAATCTTAAACCTTCAAGTGCTGATATTAAAATGACGGCTCAGATTTAA